Proteins from a genomic interval of Polaribacter sp. Q13:
- the glyA gene encoding serine hydroxymethyltransferase: MQLDNQIFDLIQEEKERQLNGLELIASENFVSDDVMRAQGSILTNKYAEGYPGKRYYGGCEVVDVIEQIAIDRAKELFGAEYVNVQPHSGSQANTAVYAACLKPGDTVLGFDLSHGGHLTHGSPVNFSGKLYNPVFYGVVKETGIIDYNHLAAQAKEHKPKLIIAGASAYSRDIDFKKFREVADSVGAVLMADISHPAGLIAKGILNDPIPHCHIVTTTTHKTLRGPRGGMIMIGKDFDNPFGETLKNGNLKKMSTLINSSVFPGNQGGPLEHVIAAKAVAFGEALTDEFLEYQLQVKANAAEMAKEFVAKGYDIISGGTDNHCMLIDLRNKNISGKDAEIALGKADITVNKNMVPFDDKSPFITSGIRIGTAAITTRGLEEDDMKAVVNFIDEAIINAANEDALHKIGARVAHMMSARRLFVM, translated from the coding sequence ATGCAATTAGACAACCAAATTTTTGACCTTATTCAGGAAGAAAAAGAAAGACAGTTAAATGGATTAGAATTAATCGCTTCAGAAAACTTTGTAAGTGATGATGTTATGAGAGCTCAAGGTTCTATTTTAACCAATAAATACGCTGAAGGATATCCTGGTAAAAGATATTATGGAGGTTGTGAAGTAGTAGATGTTATTGAGCAAATTGCTATAGACAGAGCTAAAGAATTATTTGGTGCAGAATATGTAAACGTACAACCACACTCTGGTTCTCAGGCAAATACAGCTGTTTATGCTGCTTGTTTAAAACCAGGAGACACTGTTTTAGGTTTCGATTTATCTCATGGTGGACATTTAACACACGGTTCTCCTGTAAATTTTTCTGGTAAATTATACAATCCTGTTTTTTACGGAGTTGTAAAAGAAACAGGAATTATAGATTACAATCATTTAGCGGCACAAGCTAAAGAACATAAACCTAAATTAATTATTGCTGGTGCTTCTGCGTATTCTAGAGATATCGATTTTAAGAAATTTAGAGAAGTTGCAGACAGTGTAGGTGCTGTTTTAATGGCAGATATTTCTCACCCTGCGGGTTTAATTGCTAAAGGAATTTTAAATGATCCAATTCCTCATTGTCATATTGTTACTACTACAACGCATAAAACGTTACGTGGACCAAGAGGTGGAATGATTATGATTGGTAAAGATTTTGACAATCCTTTTGGAGAAACTTTAAAAAATGGAAATCTTAAAAAGATGTCTACTTTAATTAATTCTTCTGTTTTCCCTGGAAACCAAGGTGGACCTTTAGAGCATGTTATTGCTGCTAAAGCGGTAGCTTTTGGAGAGGCTTTAACAGATGAGTTTTTAGAATACCAATTACAAGTAAAAGCAAATGCTGCAGAAATGGCAAAAGAATTTGTTGCTAAAGGATATGATATTATCTCTGGCGGAACAGATAACCACTGTATGCTAATAGATTTACGTAATAAAAATATTTCTGGTAAAGATGCAGAAATTGCATTAGGAAAAGCAGATATTACGGTAAACAAAAACATGGTTCCTTTTGATGATAAAAGCCCGTTTATAACTTCAGGAATCCGTATTGGAACTGCTGCAATTACTACGCGTGGTTTAGAAGAAGATGATATGAAAGCTGTTGTTAACTTTATTGATGAAGCTATTATAAATGCTGCAAATGAAGATGCTTTACATAAAATTGGTGCACGTGTTGCTCACATGATGAGTGCAAGAAGATTATTTGTAATGTAA
- a CDS encoding IS256 family transposase produces the protein MKPEDILNEDFLKQFKSGSELTNFLEQLHKRGIEKILEGELDAHLDYDRHQKSKSTNLRNGYTKKKLKTTLGETEINVPRDRESSFNPMIVKKRESTTEGIENIIISLYAKGMSNSDIEEQIRELYDFNISTSTISRITDSITNDIIAWKNRPLEATYLIVWMDGIVFKVRENSKVINKTIYIAVGLRTDGKKEVLGLWLGKNESSAFWMSVLTDIRARGTQDILITATDNLNGFTDTIKTVFPNSVTQICVVHQIRNSCRYVVWKDKKEFTRDMKQIYTAPTKEAAKASLKDFKDKWDSKYSYAIKSWENNWDELTVFFDFPIEIRTIIYTTNLIENLNGKIRKYTKNKLSFPTDEAVMKSVFLALRESTKKWTMPIRNWGIILNQFLAIFENRIKL, from the coding sequence ATGAAACCAGAAGACATTTTAAACGAAGATTTTTTAAAGCAATTTAAAAGCGGATCAGAACTTACTAATTTTTTAGAACAGCTTCATAAACGAGGCATAGAAAAGATCCTTGAGGGAGAATTAGATGCTCACCTAGATTATGATCGACATCAAAAAAGTAAATCAACTAATCTTCGAAATGGGTATACCAAAAAGAAACTAAAAACAACTTTAGGGGAGACAGAAATAAACGTTCCAAGAGACCGTGAAAGTTCTTTTAACCCAATGATTGTTAAAAAAAGAGAAAGTACTACAGAAGGTATAGAAAACATTATAATTTCCCTTTATGCAAAAGGGATGAGCAATAGTGATATAGAAGAACAAATACGAGAACTTTACGATTTTAACATCTCCACAAGTACTATATCAAGAATTACCGATAGTATCACCAATGATATTATAGCTTGGAAGAATAGACCTTTAGAAGCAACATATCTTATCGTTTGGATGGATGGAATCGTTTTTAAAGTTAGAGAAAACTCTAAAGTCATCAACAAAACCATTTACATTGCTGTAGGTTTGAGAACCGATGGTAAAAAAGAAGTACTTGGTTTATGGTTAGGGAAGAATGAATCTTCTGCTTTTTGGATGAGTGTTTTAACAGATATTAGAGCTAGAGGAACACAAGATATCTTAATCACAGCAACCGACAATTTAAACGGATTTACAGATACAATTAAAACTGTTTTCCCTAATTCTGTTACTCAAATATGTGTAGTGCATCAGATTAGAAACTCTTGTCGTTACGTTGTTTGGAAAGACAAAAAAGAGTTTACCAGAGACATGAAACAAATCTATACTGCACCTACAAAAGAAGCTGCAAAGGCATCCTTAAAAGATTTTAAAGATAAATGGGATTCTAAATATTCTTATGCGATTAAAAGTTGGGAAAATAACTGGGATGAACTTACCGTTTTCTTTGATTTCCCTATAGAAATAAGAACTATAATTTATACCACAAATCTTATAGAAAATCTCAACGGGAAAATTAGAAAATATACTAAAAACAAACTCTCGTTCCCAACCGATGAAGCTGTCATGAAATCTGTTTTTTTAGCACTGAGAGAAAGTACTAAAAAGTGGACAATGCCAATTAGAAATTGGGGAATTATACTTAATCAATTTTTAGCTATATTTGAAAACAGGATTAAACTATAA
- a CDS encoding CsbD family protein: MNSDTAKGNWKQIKGEFKEKFGRITNDESTEAEGSFDKLIGEIQEKYGETREAIEKEVKSW, from the coding sequence ATGAACTCGGATACAGCAAAAGGAAATTGGAAACAAATAAAAGGAGAATTTAAAGAAAAATTTGGTCGTATTACCAATGATGAGAGTACGGAAGCAGAAGGATCTTTTGATAAACTAATTGGAGAAATTCAAGAAAAATATGGCGAAACTCGTGAGGCCATCGAAAAAGAAGTAAAAAGTTGGTAA
- the rmuC gene encoding DNA recombination protein RmuC, translating to MNELTIYFLIALIFSLIGFFIGKILTKLNSEKEKSDAQKEKSTLEFEVSKLNETLRNTEITIDDLQGELRYIQKEKENLISDKTRLETEFKNVIEKLENNKIEVEKLQEKFTNNFEVLANKILEEKSNKFTQQNQENLKIILNPLQEKIKVFEDKVDKTHKESIDYHAALRQQILGLKELNQQMSKETINLTKALKGDNKTQGNWGELVLERVLEKSGLEKDREYYVQQSFTNEDGKRILPDVVIHLPDNKKMIVDSKVSLTAYEQFVNEENETLKAQFLKEHIASLHRHVNQLSEKKYEDIYKIESPDFVLLFIPIEPAFAVAINADNHLYNKAFEKNIVIVTPTTLLATLRTIDSMWNNEKQQRNALEIARQAGALYDKFNGLLGDLIGIGKRIDDSKNEYSNAMNKLFEGRGNLITSVEKLKKMGAKAKKSIPENIIKRANELDE from the coding sequence ATGAACGAATTGACAATATACTTCTTAATTGCACTTATTTTTAGCCTTATAGGTTTTTTTATAGGTAAGATTTTAACCAAATTAAATTCAGAAAAAGAGAAAAGTGACGCCCAAAAAGAAAAATCGACTTTAGAGTTTGAAGTTTCTAAACTAAATGAGACTCTTAGAAATACAGAAATTACTATTGATGATTTACAAGGTGAATTAAGATACATTCAAAAAGAAAAAGAAAACTTAATTTCTGATAAAACACGTTTAGAGACAGAGTTTAAAAACGTTATAGAAAAGCTAGAAAACAACAAAATTGAAGTTGAAAAACTACAAGAAAAATTTACCAATAATTTTGAAGTATTGGCGAATAAAATATTAGAAGAAAAATCGAACAAATTCACCCAACAGAATCAAGAAAACTTAAAAATAATTTTAAACCCACTGCAAGAAAAAATAAAAGTTTTTGAAGACAAAGTAGATAAAACTCACAAAGAAAGTATCGATTATCATGCCGCTTTACGTCAGCAAATTTTAGGTTTAAAAGAGCTTAATCAACAAATGAGTAAAGAAACTATTAACTTAACAAAAGCCTTAAAAGGCGATAATAAAACACAAGGAAATTGGGGGGAACTAGTATTAGAAAGAGTTTTAGAAAAGTCTGGATTAGAGAAAGATAGAGAGTATTACGTGCAGCAAAGCTTTACCAATGAAGATGGTAAAAGAATACTACCAGATGTGGTGATTCATTTGCCAGATAATAAGAAAATGATTGTCGATTCTAAAGTTTCTTTAACGGCTTATGAGCAATTTGTAAATGAAGAAAATGAAACTTTAAAAGCTCAGTTTTTAAAAGAACATATAGCATCACTTCATAGACATGTAAATCAATTATCAGAAAAAAAATATGAAGATATTTATAAAATTGAATCTCCAGATTTTGTACTTCTTTTTATTCCTATAGAACCTGCTTTTGCCGTGGCCATTAATGCAGATAATCACTTATACAATAAAGCATTTGAAAAAAATATTGTTATTGTAACTCCTACTACTCTTTTGGCTACTTTAAGAACCATAGATTCTATGTGGAATAATGAAAAACAACAAAGAAATGCCTTAGAAATTGCAAGACAAGCAGGTGCTTTATATGATAAGTTTAATGGTTTATTAGGTGATTTAATAGGAATAGGAAAACGAATAGACGATAGTAAAAATGAATATTCAAATGCGATGAACAAGCTTTTTGAAGGAAGAGGAAACTTAATTACTTCAGTAGAAAAATTAAAAAAAATGGGTGCAAAAGCTAAAAAATCAATTCCAGAGAATATTATTAAACGCGCTAATGAGCTAGATGAATAG
- a CDS encoding 1-acyl-sn-glycerol-3-phosphate acyltransferase codes for MKTIARFILFTILGWKLENDFPKSPKKYVVIAAPHTSWLDFPIAILSRMSSGTMVHFIGKASLFKGPFGFFFKVLGGTPVDRTKSTNMVDAVIDVFNSKEEFRLGISPEGTRKKVDKWKTGFYYIAKGAAVPIVMATLDFKNKKIKISEPYYTTDSKEADFKVFHSFFKGVKGKNPELF; via the coding sequence ATGAAAACAATAGCAAGGTTTATATTATTTACCATTTTAGGGTGGAAACTAGAAAACGATTTTCCTAAATCGCCTAAAAAATACGTTGTCATTGCTGCGCCACATACTAGTTGGTTAGATTTTCCAATAGCAATTTTATCTAGAATGTCTTCTGGAACGATGGTTCATTTTATTGGGAAAGCATCACTTTTTAAAGGCCCGTTTGGTTTTTTCTTTAAAGTTTTAGGAGGCACACCTGTAGACAGAACCAAAAGTACAAATATGGTGGATGCCGTTATTGATGTATTTAATAGTAAAGAAGAGTTTAGATTAGGGATATCTCCAGAAGGAACTAGAAAAAAAGTAGATAAATGGAAAACAGGATTCTATTATATAGCAAAAGGAGCAGCCGTTCCTATTGTTATGGCTACTTTAGACTTTAAAAATAAGAAGATAAAAATTTCTGAACCTTATTATACAACAGATAGTAAAGAGGCTGATTTTAAAGTGTTTCACTCCTTTTTTAAAGGAGTAAAAGGGAAAAATCCTGAATTATTTTAA
- the pepT gene encoding peptidase T → MIEKQHIIDRFIKYVTIDTESDPNNPAFPSTEKQWDLANVLVEELKQIGMKEVDLDANCYIMATLPSNLDYEVPTIGFVAHIDTSPDFSGKNVKPQIVENYQGNNIILNAEENIVLSPDYFDDLLQYKGQTIITTDGTTLLGADDKAGVTEIVTAMEYLIQHPEIKHGKIRICFTPDEEVGKGAHMFDVDKFGAEWAYTMDGSQIGELEYENFNAAGAIVTITGKIVHPGYAKGKMINSMLIANEYITALPTNEVPQRTEGYEGFFHLHDINGNVEKTVLEYIVRDHDLDLFEKRKSLMQKIALDFNTKYNQDLIEVTLKDQYFNMKEKITPVMHIVDIAEEVMKDLKITPLIKAIRGGTDGSQLSYKGLPCPNIFAGGHNFHGRYEYVPVESMIKATEVVVGIAEKVSVKFA, encoded by the coding sequence ATGATTGAAAAACAACACATTATAGACCGATTTATAAAATATGTAACTATAGATACAGAATCAGACCCTAACAATCCTGCTTTTCCTAGTACAGAAAAACAATGGGATTTAGCCAATGTATTAGTAGAAGAACTAAAACAAATTGGTATGAAAGAGGTAGATTTAGATGCCAATTGTTACATTATGGCAACGTTGCCAAGTAATCTAGATTATGAAGTACCAACCATTGGTTTTGTTGCACATATTGATACAAGTCCAGATTTTTCTGGTAAAAATGTAAAACCTCAAATTGTAGAAAATTATCAAGGAAACAATATTATTTTAAATGCTGAAGAAAACATAGTGTTATCTCCAGATTATTTTGATGATTTATTACAATATAAAGGTCAGACAATTATAACAACTGATGGTACTACCCTTTTAGGTGCAGATGATAAAGCTGGTGTTACAGAAATTGTAACTGCTATGGAATATCTAATTCAGCATCCAGAAATTAAACATGGTAAAATTAGAATTTGCTTTACTCCTGATGAAGAAGTTGGTAAAGGAGCTCACATGTTTGATGTTGATAAATTTGGGGCAGAATGGGCATATACTATGGATGGAAGTCAGATTGGAGAATTAGAATATGAGAATTTTAATGCAGCAGGTGCAATAGTAACCATTACTGGTAAAATTGTACATCCAGGATACGCTAAGGGTAAAATGATAAATTCTATGCTAATTGCTAATGAATATATTACAGCACTTCCAACTAATGAGGTTCCTCAAAGAACAGAAGGTTATGAAGGTTTTTTCCATTTACATGATATCAATGGAAATGTAGAAAAAACTGTTTTAGAATATATTGTAAGAGATCACGATTTAGACTTATTTGAAAAGAGAAAAAGTTTAATGCAAAAAATTGCATTAGATTTTAACACAAAATACAATCAAGATTTAATTGAAGTAACTCTTAAAGATCAATACTTTAATATGAAAGAAAAAATTACTCCGGTAATGCATATTGTAGATATTGCAGAAGAAGTAATGAAAGATTTGAAAATCACGCCTTTAATTAAAGCTATTCGTGGAGGAACAGACGGTAGTCAACTATCTTACAAAGGATTGCCTTGTCCGAATATTTTTGCTGGTGGTCATAATTTTCATGGAAGATATGAGTATGTACCTGTAGAATCTATGATAAAAGCTACTGAGGTGGTTGTAGGAATAGCAGAAAAAGTTTCTGTAAAGTTTGCCTAA